A single region of the Ctenopharyngodon idella isolate HZGC_01 chromosome 21, HZGC01, whole genome shotgun sequence genome encodes:
- the LOC127503409 gene encoding pecanex-like protein 3 isoform X1, translating to MGSQALQILRQGVWASLTGGWYVDPHQSTFSNCFHLYLWIFLLAFPFLLYMALPANLVVAGVYCAVIAAFFTAIKAVNFRLHAMFDLGEIVEKRQASFNTDPHRVEEGEEGSGAHDGSQHRDSGVGVEMTVFRKVNSTPPVRCSSQHSLFGLNQVSEFLPQLEDPGGSKDIKELMQEQGSNNVIVTSAHRDVLRHNSQDNTSVGPSCLAGDYRGLIGVGGVMSGGFSSLHPANCPSIPPSPSSQEDGDEKDQVKNGGVGQLSPQSPDGEGLGGYSPLGPSADSESLGDAPLSPLIKSSLSEELSENLLGLGLDPVAFAPGAEQPGSRTGVALAAGSTDSCFSGGGAATDRETLSTVSSYRSEKTDSTQLESPSLGQTHKPVSNAPSTALPQGKGSYQQPADVLQGGSDTDDLSDSVLLRSPSKELSSGQGLDRTLVEGEDLPPLLADIAQPSLQDSSPSSSGPSETCDLDGGIPIPPLPPPRQASSAPSGLALGLVCSEPALPVSAPSYLLAEPPSLQAQQQVVRPKDLKLLRAGGSVGHRPGRRKAPRKRGAAGSSSFDCGSYRRHHNRGQHRDYIPVRSRLGAKAYSESLFEDSSDEDDGSDMSAGSSLGSQRRFSSDDEDDDDEDDDSSSSTSCYSPDLPNAVNASQPGPPQLPSPGEGEEPDKVGPSHSRSAQRSASTASAKTHARVLSMDGAGGGSNNTGTLASTMLPLPPSSTPAPRPLTISKSDLEARTVHSEGFSRAHHRLDSLGGSWAGNQTGWRAGELLEEGAVGGAPEEGSKRDSVSSVKRTQAIRRRHNAGSNPTPPPSAMGSPPSLQDLQRVRTSSHSRTRTLPSALHFAASSLLLLPRSGVHEASTFDDTSEGAVHYFYDESGVKRSYTFGPAGGGYEDPVQERERQSQSSSFTSTDVQEVAPVLSMLQPRPVVLQGMQVRGLPLDMPEFDLDHESPHESQENTLMIEEKAKPKQYYRFWVLPGKWLRVRYDRLALLALLDRNRRVGENVFAVVLASLVAFLGFLLLRQGFFRDIWVFQFCLVIASCQYSLLKSVQPDAASPMHGHNWIIVYSRPVYFCLCCVLIWVFDLVGHSESMRPFTLYGVTLFSAHFLLCARDILIVFTLCFPIIFLFGLLPQVNTFLMCLLEQVDMHIFGGTATTSPLSSVYSLLRSMLVAALVYGFCLGAINAPWGEAHVPVLFSVFCGLLLALSYHLSRQSSDPTILWSLVRSKFFPELESRTPEEPPLEIKDPLPEKLHDSVKETLHSDLVMCPLMAIITFAISASTVFIALQPALSFVLYILAGVVGFFTHYLLPQLRKQLPWFCLAHPVLRSREYSQFEVRDAAQLMWFEKLYAWLQCVEKYFIYPAVVLNSLTTEAHTVSQNPDKPGAYGRALFISVAGMKLLRSSFCVPSQQYVTLCFTALFFQFDYPRFSQTFLLDYYCMSILFSKMWDLLYKLRFVLTYIAPWQITWGSAFHAFAQPFAVPHSAMLFVQAVFSALFSTPLNPVLGSAVFVTSYTRPVKFWERDYNTKRVDHSNTRLATQLDRNPGADDNNLNSIFYEHLTRSLQHSLCGDLLLGRWGNYSTGDCFILASDYLNALVHIIEIGNGLVTFQLRGLEFRGTYCQQREVEAITEGVEEDEGCCCCEPGHLPHMLSFNAAFGQRWLAWEVAATKYVLEGYSISDNNAASMLQVFDLRKILITYYVKSIIYYVSRSPKLEEWLANEMVQEALRPCLSPSYVDSDPTFNLNIDEDYDHRASGITPFSFCLVYLEWIKYCNSRRETPVESEKDSPLVTLCFGLCILGRRALGTASHSMSASLEPFLYGLHALFKGDFRITSPRDEWVFADMDLLNRVVAPGVRMSLKLHQDHFTSPDEYEDPVVLYDAITANEEKMLISHEGDPVWRSAILANMPSLLALRHVMDDGSDEYKIIMLNKRFLSFRVIKVNRECVRGLWAGQQQELVFLRNRNPERGSIQNAKQALRNMINSSCDQPIGYPIYVSPLTTSYAGAHVQLRSVWGGPISPHNIYTWFISSWDRLQKGCGAGCNSGGNIEDSDCGGGSTSISNNPAAHPPQSTTSSIPQPHPTTVQPLMGTDNPVGPSWPLHPQPLPLALLSQSEGRMDAGLVSSLQRTSSIHGLLGQHLSSSQLSFSGSVALPPADRFCPSSLQDSLSHRVSQRGLSLGQGSGLHYEALYSKWSLPGRKGFNGPAVMEGDGSASQSIRTQPSQPPLPVLPTDVSPTLDPVGAVIPSETTPLTSSDPPSAREESTELPLLEHLR from the exons ATGGGCTCTCAAGCTCTTCAGATATTGCGGCAGGGAGTGTGGGCTTCTCTGACCGGAGGATGGTACGTGGACCCTCATCAGAGTACCTTCTCGAACTGCTTTCATCTCTACCTCTGGATATTCCTCTTGGCCTTCCCCTTTCTTCTGTACATG GCCCTTCCTGCCAATTTAGTGGTGGCTGGTGTGTACTGCGCTGTGATAGCGGCCTTCTTCACGGCCATAAAAGCAGTGAACTTCCGGCTACATGCCATGTTTGACCTGGGTGAGATTGTGGAGAAGAGGCAGGCCTCGTTCAACACTGACCCCCACAGAGTGGAAGAAGGAGAGGAAGGCTCTGGCGCTCACGACGGAAGCCAACACAG GGACAGTGGTGTTGGTGTGGAAATGACGGTGTTCCGAAAGGTGAACTCCACCCCTCCTGTACGCTGCAGTTCCCAGCATTCGCTGTTTGGATTGAATCAGGTGTCG GAATTTTTACCACAGCTTGAAGACCCTGGAGGCTCAAAGG ataTTAAGGAGCTCATGCAGGAGCAGGGCAGTAATAATGTGATCGTAACCTCTGCACATAGAGATGTCCTTCGACACAACTCTCAGGACAACACTA GTGTGGGGCCATCCTGTTTGGCTGGGGATTACAGAGGGCTAATTGGTGTGGGTGGTGTAATGTCTGGTGGGTTTAGTAGCCTGCACCCAGCAAACTGTCCTTCCATCCCGCCATCGCCCTCCAGCCAAGAAGATGGAGATGAGAAAGACCAGGTGAAGAATGGGGGTGTGGGGCAGCTATCCCCGCAGAGCCCCGACGGGGAGGGTCTAGGAGGCTACTCCCCCCTTGGGCCTTCAGCTGATTCTGAGAGCCTGGGAGATGCTCCTCTCAGCCCTCTTATAAAGAGTAGCTTGAGCGAGGAACTAAGTGAGAACTTGTTGGGTCTGGGCCTAGACCCTGTCGCTTTTGCCCCCGGTGCAGAGCAACCAGGCAGCCGCACTGGAGTGGCCCTGGCTGCAGGCTCCACTGACAGCTGCTTTAGTGGAGGTGGAGCGGCCACAGACAGAGAGACTCTCAGTACGGTCAGTAGCTACCGCAGCGAGAAAACAGACTCAACACAGCTTGAGAGCCCCTCGCTGGGCCAGACTCATAAACCCGTGTCTAACGCTCCTTCCACAGCTTTGCCTCAGGGTAAAGGCTCCTATCAGCAGCCTGCAGACGTGCTGCAGGGTGGCAGTGACACAGATGACCTGTCAGACAGCGTGCTGCTACGCTCACCCTCCAAAGAGCTCTCCTCTGGGCAGGGCCTAGACAGAACTCTGGTGGAGGGGGAGGACCTTCCCCCTTTGCTTGCAGACATTGCACAGCCCTCCTTGCAAGACTCGTCGCCGTCTAGCAGCGGGCCTTCCGAAACCTGCGATCTTGATGGTGGCATCCCTATACCCCCCCTTCCTCCTCCACGCCAGGCCAGCTCTGCACCGTCAGGTTTGGCACTGGGATTGGTCTGCTCAGAGCCTGCTCTGCCTGTCTCCGCCCCGTCCTACCTCCTAGCAGAGCCACCATCTCTGCAAGCTCAGCAACAGGTGGTGCGACCTAAAGATCTGAAGCTGCTACGTGCCGGGGGCAGTGTGGGTCACCGCCCCGGTCGCAGGAAAGCTCCCCGCAAACGAGGTGCTGCTGGCAGTAGCAGTTTCGACTGTGGCTCCTATCGCCGGCACCACAACCGTGGCCAACACAGAGACTACATCCCTGTACGCAGTCGGCTGGGTGCCAAAGCCTACAGCGAGAGCTTGTTTGAGGACTCCAGCGACGAAGACGATGGCAGCGATATGAGTGCAGGTTCTAGCTTAGGATCCCAACGTCGCTTCAGTTCTGACGacgaagatgatgatgatgaagatgatgattcGAGCTCCTCTACCTCCTGCTACTCCCCAGATCTGCCGAATGCCGTCAACGCTTCTCAGCCTGGCCCCCCTCAGTTACCCAGTCCTGGAGAGGGGGAGGAGCCTGACAAAGTAGGACCCTCCCATTCTCGCAGTGCTCAGCGCTCAGCCAGCACAGCCAGTGCCAAGACTCATGCCAGAGTGCTCAGCATGGATGGGGCTGGTGGGGGTTCCAACAATACAGGGACCCTTGCATCTACTATGCTACCTTTACCCCCTTCTTCCACTCCTGCCCCACGTCCACTCACCATCTCTAAATCAGACCTGGAGGCTCGGACAGTGCACTCAGAGGGTTTCTCCAGGGCACACCATAGGCTAGACTCACTTGGGGGCTCCTGGGCTGGGAACCAGACGGGCTGGAGGGCAGGAGAGCTGCTAGAAGAGGGGGCAGTAGGAGGAG CCCCAGAGGAGGGAAGTAAACGTGACTCTGTGAGCAGTGTGAAGAGGACGCAGGCCATTCGCAGGCGACATAATGCTGGTAGTaaccccaccccacccccttCCGCCATGGGCTCTCCTCCTAGTCTACAGGACCTCCAGAGAGTCCGCACTTCCTCTCACTCCCGCACACGAACGCTCCCCTCCGCCCTGCACTTTGCCGCCTCATCCCTTCTGCTTCTGCCCCGCAGCGGTGTTCACGAGGCGTCCACCTTTGACGACACCTCAGAGGGAGCTGTGCACTACTTTTATGATGAGAGTG GAGTAAAGAGGTCTTATACTTTTGGGCCTGCTGGTGGAGGATATGAGGACCCAGTCCA GGAGCGAGAGCGACAGTCACAGTCCTCCAGCTTTACCTCCACTGATGTCCAGGAGGTGGCGCCGGTGCTGTCCATGCTGCAGCCCAGACCTGTGGTCCTCCAGGGTATGCAGGTTCGTGGGCTGCCCCTGGATATGCCAGAG TTCGACCTAGATCACGAGTCCCCTCATGAATCCCAGGAGAACACATTGATGATTGAGGAAAAGGCCAAGCCTAAACAGTATTACCGATTCTGGGTGCTGCCGGGCAAATGGTTAAGAGTTCGTTATGACAGGCTAGCATTGCTAGCCTTACTGGACAGGAATCGACGCGTTGGCGAGAATGTGTTTGCAGTGGTGTTGGCCAGCTTAGTGGCTTTCCTTGGCTTTTTGCTTCTTCGCCAGGGCTTCTTTAGGGACATCTGGGTTTTCCAGTTCTGTCTAGTCATTGCCAGCTGTCAGTACTCCTTGCTAAAG AGTGTACAGCCCGATGCAGCATCTCCGATGCAT GGCCATAACTGGATCATCGTGTACAGCCGACCGGTGTATTTCTGCCTGTGTTGTGTGCTGATCTGGGTGTTTGACTTGGTCGGCCACTCAGAGAGTATGCGGCCTTTCACCCTCTATGGGGTCACCTTATTTTCTGCCCACTTTCTGCTCTGTGCTAGAGACATTCTCATAG TGTTCACCCTCTGTTTTCCCATCATCTTCCTGTTTGGGCTTCTACCTCAGGTCAACACATTCCTCATGTGTTTGTTGGAACAGGTGGACATGCACATTTTCGGTGGAACTG CCACCACAAGCCCCCTGTCTTCAGTTTATAGTCTGTTGCGCAGTATGTTGGTGGCGGCTCTGGTTTATGGATTTTGCCTTGGTGCCATCAAT gctcCGTGGGGAGAGGCACATGTCCCGGTGCTCTTCTCTGTGTTCTGTGGCCTCCTCCTGGCCTTGTCCTATCATCTGAGCAGACAGAGCAGCGACCCAACCATCCTCTG GTCTCTGGTCCGCTCTAAGTTCTTCCCAGAGCTGGAGAGCCGAACACCAGAAGAGCCCCCATTAGAGATTAAAGACCCTCTTCCAGAGAAACTGCATGACTCTGTG AAAGAGACTCTTCACTCAGACCTGGTCATGTGCCCTCTTATGGCCATTATCACCTTCGCCATTAGCGCCAGCACTGTCTTTATTGCTCTGCAG ccTGCTCTCAGTTTCGTCCTGTACATCTTGGCTGGGGTAGTGGGGTTTTTCACACACTACCTCCTACCTCAGCTCCGCAAACAGCTGCCCTGGTTCTGCTTAGCCCACCCTGTGCTTCGATCTCGAGAATACAGCCAGTTTGAGGTCCGAG ATGCTGCTCAGCTCATGTGGTTTGAGAAGCTGTATGCTTGGCTGCAGTGTGTGGAGAAGTATTTCATCTACCCGGCAGTGGTGCTCAACTCCCTCACCACTGAAGCCCACACTGTCAGCCAAAACCCTGACAAACCTGGAGCCTA TGGCCGTGCTCTGTTCATCTCAGTGGCTGGGATGAAGCTACTTCGTTCGTCCTTCTGTGTCCCGTCTCAGCAGTATGTCACTCTGTGCTTCACCGCCCTCTTCTTCCAATTCGACTACCCGCGCTTTTCACAGACCTTCCTCCTCGACTACTACTGCATGTCCATCCTCTTCAGCAAG ATGTGGGATCTGCTGTATAAGCTGCGTTTTGTGCTGACCTACATTGCACCTTGGCAGATCACATGGGGTTCTGCTTTCCATGCCTTCGCTCAGCCATTCGCTGTTCCCC ACTCAGCCATGCTGTTTGTGCAAGCTGTGTTTTCAGCTCTCTTTTCCACTCCCCTGAACCCTGTGCTGGGCAGTGCTGTTTTTGTTACGTCCTACACCCGACCTGTGAAGTTCTGGGAGAGAGACTACAA CACCAAACGGGTGGATCACTCTAACACACGTCTGGCCACACAGCTGGATCGCAACCCTG GTGCTGATGACAACAACTTGAACTCCATCTTCTATGAGCATCTGACACGCTCTCTGCAGCACTCGCTATGTGGGGACCTTCTGCTGGGCCGTTGGGGAAACTACAGCACAGGCGACTGCTTCATTCTGGCCTCCGACTACCTCAATGCTCTCGTACACATCATTGAGATCGGCAACGGCCTTGTCACTTTCCAGCTCAGAGGCCTGGAGTTCAGGG GAACGTATTGCCAGCAGAGGGAGGTGGAGGCGATCACTGAAGGGGTGGAAGAAGATGAAGGCTGTTGCTGCTGTGAGCCAGGTCATCTCCCCCACATGCTCTCCTTCAACGCTGCCTTTGGTCAGCGCTGGCTGGCCTGGGAGGTGGCTGCCACCAAATATGTGCTGGAGGGCTATAGCATTAGCGACAACAACGCAGCTTCCATGCTTCAAGTATTCGACCTGCGCAAGATTCTCATCACATATTATGTCAAG AGTATCATCTATTATGTGAGCCGCTCACCCAAACTGGAGGAGTGGTTGGCCAACGAGATGGTGCAGGAAGCACTGCGGCCCTGCCTCAGCCCATCCTATGTGGATAGTGACCCCACCTTCAACCTGAACATAGATGAAGACTACGACCACCGTGCATCTGGCATCACTCCCTTTTCCTTCTGTCTGGTGTACCTGGAGTGGATCAAATATTGCAACAGCCGCAGAGAAACG CCAGTTGAGAGTGAGAAGGATTCCCCTCTGGTCACACTCTGTTTTGGGTTGTGTATTCTGGGCCGTCGAGCTTTGGGCACTGCCTCCCACAGCATGTCAGCAAG TTTGGAGCCTTTTCTCTACGGCCTTCATGCCCTGTTCAAGGGTGACTTTCGCATCACCTCTCCTAGAGACGAGTGGGTTTTTGCAGACATGGACCTGCTGAACAGGGTGGTAGCTCCAGGTGTACGGATGTCCCTCAAACTGCACCAG GATCATTTCACCTCTCCTGATGAGTATGAGGACCCAGTGGTGCTGTACGATGCCATCACAGCTAATGAAGAGAAGATGCTGATCTCTCACGAGGGTGACCCTGTTTGGCGCAGTGCTATTCTGGCCAATATGCCTTCTCTGCTCGCTCTCCGCCACGTTATGGATGACGGCAGCGACGAGTACAAGATCATCATGCTGAACAAACGCTTCCTCAGCTTCAGAGTCATCAAG GTGAACCGGGAGTGTGTGCGCGGGCTGTGGGCCGGACAGCAGCAGGAGCTGGTCTTCCTGCGGAACCGGAATCCTGAACGAGGAAGCATCCAGAACGCCAAGCAAGCCTTGAGGAACATGATCAACTCGTCCTGTGATCAGCCCATCGGATACCCCATCTACGTCTCCCCACTCACCACATCCTACGCCGGGGCCCATGTCCAGCTGCGCTCGGTCTGGGGAGGCCCCATCAGCCCTCACAACATTTACACCTGGTTCATCAGCAGCTGGGATAG GCTTCAGAAGGGATGTGGTGCCGGATGTAACAGTGGGGGGAACATTGAGGATTCAGACTGTGGTGGTGGCTCTACCTCTATCAGTAACAACCCTGCAGCTCATCCTCCTCAGAGTACAACATCCAGCATCCCTCAGCCTCATCCCACTACTGTACAGCCCTTGATGG GGACTGACAACCCCGTTGGACCTTCCTGGCCGCTGCATCCTCAGCCCCTTCCACTTGCCCtgctcagccaatcagagggcAGGATGGATGCAGGGCTGGTTAGCTCCTTGCAACGCACCTCTTCCATCCATGGGCTTTTGGGACAACACCTGTCCAGCTCCCAGCTGTCTTTCAGTGGTTCAGTGGCTCTGCCGCCTGCAGATCGCTTCTGCCCCAGTAGCCTGCAGGACAGTCTAAGTCATAGGGTGTCTCAGAGGGGCCTAAGCCTGGGTCAGGGCAGCGGGCTGCACTATGAGGCCCTATATAGTAAATGGAGTCTGCCAGGGAGGAAAGGATTCAACGGACCTGCTGTAATGGAAGGGGATGGTTCAGCATCACAGAGCATACGCACACAG CCTTCGCAGCCTCCCCTTCCTGTCCTGCCCACTGATGTCAGCCCAACACTGGATCCAGTGGGTGCTGTCATACCCTCTGAGACCACGCCCCTTACATCATCAGACCCACCCAGTGCACGGGAGGAGTCTACAGAACTGCCTTTACTTGAGCACCTCCGCTGA